The following are from one region of the Bacteroidota bacterium genome:
- a CDS encoding 1,4-dihydroxy-6-naphthoate synthase codes for MNLKTAFSSCPNDTYIFDAMIHQKVDTEGLNFKFLIDDIENLNKLAMHDEIDIVKLSYHAFAYVSENFQILDAGSALGFGNGPLLVSKRKIYPDEMKDAKIAIPGKYTTANLLLGIAFPEAKKKHEYLFSDIEEVVLSNEVDAGLIIHESRFTYEKKGLKKIIDLGEFWENETKLPIPLGCIAVRRNLENNTKLKIERVLKKSIEFAKNNPQSSFDFVKKYAQEIDNNVISKHIDLYANDFTFSLKKEGKKAIETLFEKATKLKLIPEIKEKLFLDNQ; via the coding sequence ATGAATTTAAAAACCGCCTTTTCAAGCTGCCCGAACGACACCTACATTTTCGATGCAATGATTCATCAAAAAGTTGATACTGAAGGTTTAAACTTCAAATTCTTGATTGATGATATCGAAAATCTGAACAAATTAGCTATGCATGATGAAATTGATATTGTTAAACTGAGTTATCATGCTTTTGCCTATGTTTCTGAAAATTTCCAGATACTTGATGCAGGCAGTGCTTTAGGCTTTGGCAATGGGCCATTGCTTGTGAGCAAACGAAAGATTTATCCAGACGAGATGAAGGATGCAAAAATTGCAATTCCTGGCAAATATACAACAGCCAACCTTTTGCTGGGAATTGCATTTCCAGAAGCTAAAAAAAAACATGAATATCTTTTTTCAGATATCGAAGAAGTAGTTTTAAGCAATGAAGTTGATGCAGGTCTAATTATTCACGAAAGTCGTTTTACTTACGAAAAAAAAGGATTGAAAAAAATAATAGATTTAGGTGAATTTTGGGAAAATGAAACCAAGCTGCCAATTCCTCTGGGTTGTATTGCCGTAAGAAGAAATCTTGAAAATAATACAAAACTAAAGATTGAACGTGTTCTGAAAAAAAGTATAGAATTTGCCAAAAATAATCCGCAATCAAGTTTCGATTTCGTTAAAAAATATGCACAAGAAATTGACAACAATGTTATTTCAAAACATATTGATCTTTATGCAAATGATTTCACTTTTTCATTGAAAAAAGAAGGAAAAAAAGCAATAGAAACTTTGTTTGAAAAAGCCACGAAATTGAAGCTGATTCCTGAAATTAAGGAGAAATTGTTTTTAGATAATCAATAA
- a CDS encoding pyridoxal-phosphate dependent enzyme, producing the protein MTEKNKIVLDKTIKQCRERNIILPTYAQMANPELIPEKIKNGLKNIGLWDLNSLNLFRISWKNEPIESGGGFAKANYIEIPQELSGVKARIFVLIGKYFPTGAHKVGATFGPLVEKLITGKFDPTCQKALWPSTGNYCRGGAYDSYLLGCESIAVLPEEMSPERFEWLHKVGAEVIATPGCESNVKEIYDKVKQLETERGDKIVTLNQFSEFGNSLWHYGVTGKTIEEIFINEKTEKSRLKAMFLTQGSAGTLGSADYLREKFPQIKIGAGEALQCPTLLYNGYGGHRIEGIGDKHVPWIHNIKNMDLVAAIDDEVCINLMNLFNNGNGKEELIYNGVPENVVDNLHLFGISSIANIIGAIKMAKYYEMNENDFVFTVATDSMEMYKSRLQESKIKLGEYKQKNAAIDYEGKLHGIKTDNMIELNYYDKKRMHNLKYFTWVEQQGKTVEELDDQWYDDNYWNSKYSKLDYWDKKINEFNDKTGLLKNYL; encoded by the coding sequence ATGACAGAAAAAAACAAAATCGTTTTAGACAAAACAATAAAACAATGCCGCGAACGCAACATTATTCTCCCAACTTATGCCCAAATGGCAAATCCTGAGCTCATTCCTGAAAAGATAAAAAATGGGTTAAAAAATATTGGTTTGTGGGATTTGAATTCCTTAAACCTTTTCAGAATTAGTTGGAAAAATGAACCAATAGAGTCGGGCGGCGGTTTCGCAAAAGCGAATTATATTGAAATTCCTCAAGAATTATCAGGAGTTAAAGCACGTATATTTGTACTAATAGGAAAATATTTTCCAACAGGTGCACATAAAGTTGGAGCAACTTTTGGGCCTTTGGTCGAAAAACTAATTACAGGAAAATTTGATCCTACTTGTCAGAAAGCCCTTTGGCCCTCAACCGGAAACTATTGCAGAGGAGGAGCTTATGATTCATATTTGTTGGGTTGCGAATCTATAGCAGTATTGCCGGAAGAAATGTCTCCCGAACGATTTGAATGGTTGCATAAGGTCGGAGCAGAAGTTATTGCTACGCCAGGTTGCGAAAGCAATGTAAAAGAAATTTACGACAAAGTAAAACAACTTGAAACCGAACGCGGGGATAAAATAGTAACACTCAATCAATTCAGCGAATTTGGAAACTCATTGTGGCATTATGGAGTTACCGGAAAAACCATAGAAGAAATTTTCATCAACGAAAAAACAGAAAAGAGCCGATTGAAAGCCATGTTTCTAACACAAGGTTCGGCTGGCACGCTCGGTAGTGCCGATTATCTTCGCGAAAAATTTCCACAAATAAAAATTGGAGCAGGAGAAGCTCTACAATGTCCTACTTTGCTTTACAATGGATATGGAGGACATAGAATTGAAGGTATTGGCGACAAACATGTTCCTTGGATTCATAACATAAAAAATATGGACTTAGTTGCTGCTATTGACGATGAAGTCTGTATAAACCTAATGAATTTGTTCAATAATGGAAATGGGAAAGAGGAACTTATTTACAATGGAGTACCTGAAAATGTTGTCGATAATTTGCATCTCTTTGGGATTTCGTCTATTGCAAATATTATTGGAGCAATAAAAATGGCTAAATATTATGAAATGAACGAAAACGATTTCGTTTTTACTGTAGCTACTGATTCTATGGAAATGTATAAATCAAGATTACAGGAATCAAAAATTAAATTAGGTGAATATAAACAGAAAAATGCTGCCATCGACTACGAAGGCAAACTTCATGGAATCAAAACCGACAACATGATAGAATTGAACTATTATGATAAAAAAAGGATGCACAATCTGAAGTATTTTACCTGGGTAGAACAACAAGGTAAAACTGTTGAAGAGCTTGATGATCAATGGTATGATGATAATTATTGGAATTCTAAATATTCAAAATTAGATTACTGGGACAAAAAAATTAATGAATTTAACGATAAAACTGGCTTACTGAAGAACTATTTATAG
- a CDS encoding DUF4199 domain-containing protein, with the protein MENQKVSNIKPSMNLGAILGLVLICYSIVLYMLDMNLNPKMQYLSYAVIAATLYLTMKSYRDNYQKGFITYSKALGTGTLISFFASILNAFYVYIFHTVIDTEAIQKMKDMQIEELLNNGMSEDDVEMIISTSQVWMTPLVFTITTIIGVTFIGFILSLLISIFIKKEGDPFIEDMAEIE; encoded by the coding sequence ATGGAAAATCAAAAAGTGTCAAATATAAAACCATCAATGAATCTTGGTGCTATACTGGGATTAGTGTTAATTTGTTATTCAATTGTTCTTTATATGTTAGATATGAATCTCAATCCAAAGATGCAATATCTATCATATGCAGTAATTGCAGCAACATTGTACCTAACAATGAAATCTTATCGCGATAATTATCAAAAAGGATTTATCACATATTCTAAGGCTTTAGGTACCGGAACATTAATAAGTTTTTTTGCTTCAATTTTAAATGCTTTTTATGTATATATTTTTCATACAGTAATAGATACAGAGGCTATTCAGAAAATGAAAGATATGCAAATTGAAGAATTACTAAACAATGGAATGAGTGAAGATGATGTTGAAATGATAATAAGTACCTCACAGGTATGGATGACACCTTTAGTTTTTACCATTACTACTATTATTGGAGTAACATTTATTGGTTTCATTTTATCCCTTCTTATTTCTATTTTTATTAAAAAGGAAGGAGATCCATTTATTGAAGATATGGCCGAAATAGAATAG
- a CDS encoding glycosyltransferase family 2 protein has protein sequence MDISVVIPLFNEIESLKELHDWIKRVMHTNNFTYEIIFVDDGSTDNSWQVIEELSAKNKEIRGIKFRRNHGKAAALFCGFEHVKGEVIITMDADLQDSPDEIPDLYKMITVDNFDLVSGWKKKRHDPITKTIPTKLYNATARKVSKIKLHDFNCGLKAYKKNVIKSIEVYGEMHRYMPILAKQAGFKRIGEKVVQHQERKYGVTKFGIERFVNGFLDLISISFISKFSKRPMHFFGTIGTIMFLSGGFVSIWLIAKKIYNVFNHLPVREIVEQPLFYIALLSIIIGVQLFLAGFLAELVSRSSPERNKYNVEKTI, from the coding sequence ATGGATATTTCCGTAGTCATTCCATTATTCAATGAAATAGAATCCTTGAAAGAGCTACACGATTGGATAAAACGTGTGATGCATACAAATAATTTCACTTATGAAATAATATTTGTAGATGATGGCAGTACTGACAATTCGTGGCAAGTGATTGAAGAATTATCAGCAAAAAACAAAGAAATTCGAGGAATTAAATTTAGAAGAAATCATGGAAAAGCAGCAGCGCTTTTTTGCGGGTTCGAACATGTGAAGGGCGAAGTAATTATTACAATGGATGCCGATTTGCAGGATAGCCCCGATGAAATTCCGGACTTGTATAAAATGATAACAGTCGATAATTTCGACCTTGTTTCGGGTTGGAAAAAAAAGCGACATGATCCAATAACAAAAACTATTCCCACAAAACTCTATAATGCTACCGCTCGCAAAGTTTCAAAAATTAAACTTCACGATTTTAATTGCGGTTTGAAAGCCTACAAAAAAAATGTTATCAAAAGCATCGAAGTTTATGGAGAAATGCACAGATATATGCCAATACTTGCAAAACAGGCTGGGTTTAAAAGAATTGGCGAAAAAGTTGTTCAACATCAGGAAAGAAAATACGGTGTTACAAAATTCGGTATAGAAAGATTTGTGAACGGTTTCTTAGACTTAATTTCTATTTCATTCATCTCGAAATTTAGCAAACGACCAATGCACTTTTTTGGAACAATCGGGACTATTATGTTTCTCAGCGGTGGTTTTGTTTCTATATGGCTGATTGCAAAAAAAATATACAATGTTTTCAATCATCTGCCAGTTAGAGAAATAGTTGAGCAACCATTATTTTATATTGCCTTGCTCTCGATAATCATTGGCGTTCAATTGTTTTTAGCAGGTTTTCTTGCAGAGCTTGTCTCAAGAAGTTCGCCTGAGAGGAATAAATATAATGTTGAAAAAACAATTTAG
- a CDS encoding GNAT family N-acetyltransferase, whose product MKLIKYGLTLQRIREEDIEMVREWRNSDYVREKMEYREYITPEMQKAWFEMIDNPDNFYYIIIYKNEKIGVINEKGFDRYGNQKSESGLFLKSNKYENSIAPVLASLILIEMNFYFLNGKESYIRILKENEKAISYNKSIGYQLCENQEDIDNQLYVMTRETFEEKTKKIRKAALRISGNDPNFYLVWEPHDYESGIAKDSEKIVKNYPIEVKSKWENNCRIFYITTDVNNLSIISSDVEIETPKDYFQESKE is encoded by the coding sequence ATGAAATTGATTAAGTACGGCTTGACTTTGCAGAGAATTCGAGAAGAAGACATTGAGATGGTGAGAGAATGGCGAAATTCCGACTATGTTAGAGAAAAAATGGAATATCGTGAATACATTACTCCTGAAATGCAAAAAGCATGGTTTGAAATGATTGACAATCCAGACAATTTTTATTACATAATAATATATAAAAATGAGAAAATTGGTGTAATAAACGAAAAAGGATTTGATAGATATGGGAATCAAAAGTCTGAATCGGGGCTATTCCTTAAAAGCAACAAATACGAAAACTCAATAGCTCCTGTTTTAGCTTCTCTAATTCTAATTGAAATGAATTTCTACTTCTTGAATGGAAAAGAGTCGTATATTAGAATTTTGAAGGAAAACGAAAAGGCAATCAGCTATAACAAAAGCATAGGTTATCAACTATGTGAAAATCAAGAAGATATTGATAACCAGCTTTATGTTATGACCCGAGAAACTTTTGAAGAAAAAACAAAAAAAATACGTAAAGCCGCACTTCGAATCTCCGGAAACGACCCAAATTTCTATCTTGTTTGGGAGCCTCACGACTACGAATCGGGTATTGCCAAAGATTCCGAAAAAATTGTAAAAAATTACCCAATAGAAGTGAAATCGAAATGGGAAAACAATTGCAGGATATTTTATATTACTACAGATGTTAATAATCTAAGCATAATTTCTTCGGATGTAGAAATTGAAACTCCGAAAGATTATTTTCAAGAATCAAAAGAATAA
- a CDS encoding class I SAM-dependent methyltransferase, producing MKDFISWLMRNIPRPILIRFSFIFSKIISIFYIGKNVYCPVCERNFRKFLPYGAVKRRDNVLCPNCLSLERHRLLWLFLKKKTSFFTSKLKVMHMAPEQPFLKKFRNLKNLDYQTGDLVSPLADVKFNIENIPFQENIFDVFICNHVLEHVDNDLKAMQEIFRVLKIGGFAILQVPIDISRKETYEDKTITDPFEREKHFWQKDHLRLYGLDYAEKLRSVGFKVTENDFAKEFSPNELEKLKFDRNEIIYFIEKK from the coding sequence GTGAAAGATTTTATAAGTTGGTTGATGCGAAATATACCGCGACCTATTTTAATTAGGTTCAGCTTTATTTTTAGTAAAATAATATCAATTTTTTACATTGGCAAAAATGTATATTGCCCAGTCTGTGAACGCAATTTCCGTAAATTTTTGCCCTACGGAGCCGTAAAACGCCGAGATAATGTATTGTGTCCAAACTGTTTGTCGCTCGAACGACACAGACTATTGTGGCTATTCCTGAAAAAGAAAACCAGCTTTTTCACATCAAAACTAAAAGTGATGCACATGGCTCCCGAACAGCCATTTCTTAAAAAGTTCAGGAATCTAAAAAATCTTGATTACCAAACAGGAGATTTGGTTTCGCCACTTGCCGATGTTAAATTTAATATCGAAAATATTCCTTTTCAAGAAAATATTTTCGATGTTTTCATTTGTAATCATGTGCTGGAACATGTTGATAACGACTTGAAAGCAATGCAGGAAATATTTAGAGTTTTAAAAATAGGCGGCTTTGCAATTTTACAAGTACCTATTGATATATCAAGAAAAGAAACCTATGAAGATAAAACCATAACAGATCCGTTTGAACGCGAAAAGCATTTCTGGCAAAAAGATCATTTGAGACTTTACGGTTTAGATTATGCCGAAAAACTACGATCTGTTGGTTTCAAAGTTACAGAAAATGATTTTGCTAAGGAATTTTCGCCAAATGAATTAGAAAAACTCAAGTTCGATAGAAATGAAATAATCTATTTTATTGAGAAAAAGTA